A genomic segment from Drosophila willistoni isolate 14030-0811.24 chromosome 2L unlocalized genomic scaffold, UCI_dwil_1.1 Seg168, whole genome shotgun sequence encodes:
- the LOC124459881 gene encoding uncharacterized protein LOC124459881: MLDTRLCFKKHIEYCSSKAAASARSLARTLLNTRGPKQGRRLLLSSVVKSTALYAVPSWIKGVEVKSYRRSLESTHRLSAIKVCSAFRTIFDDAALVIAGMMPIDECAAIASATVIASRQSSGSTMTQPRGLDMAWQHFMRRWQERWDSSPKGRLTITSLHHDVSDECTWCGAGNIEDESHVLQHCPRFDGVGKGHGRAGDANSNVWQATAAFNAHVMKKLRQLQSESSAN; encoded by the exons ATGCTTGACACTAGATTGTGCTTCAAAAAGCACATAGAATACTGCAGTAGCAAGGCAGCTGCGTCGGCCCGGTCCCTAGCCCGTACATTGCTGAATACGCGTGGCCCGAAGCAAGGACGGCGCCTTCTACTGTCGAGCGTCGTAAAATCCACTGCCCTGTACGCAGTTCCTTCGTGGATTAAAGGTGTAGAGGTTAAGAGCTACAGGAGGAGCCTCGAGTCGACTCATCGTCTGAGTGCGATTAAAGTGTGTAGCGCTTTCCGCACCATTTTCGATGACGCCGCTCTGGTGATCGCTGGAATGATGCCCATCGATGAATGTGCGGCAATTGCGTCGGCCACGGTTATAGCATCAAGGCAATCAAGTGGCAGTACCATGACCCAACCAAGAGGACTGGACATGGCATGGCAGCACTTCATGCGCAGATGGCAAGAGAGGTGGGACTCCTCACCCAAGGGAAG GTTGACTATTACCTCACTTCACCACGATGTCTCCGACGAGTGCACATGGTGCGGCGCTGGCAACATAGAAGATGAAAGCCATGTGCTGCAACACTGCCCAAGATTCGACGGGGTTGGAAAGGGTCATGGGCGTGCCGGTGACGCAAACTCCAACGTGTGGCAGGCGACCGCCGCCTTCAACGCACACGTGATGAAAAAGCTGAGGCAGTTGCAGAGTGAAAGTTCGGCGAATTAA